From Dromaius novaehollandiae isolate bDroNov1 chromosome 15, bDroNov1.hap1, whole genome shotgun sequence, a single genomic window includes:
- the LOC112981822 gene encoding proteinase-activated receptor 3-like produces MYLLPSPGSAAVYISLLLGCTWLCSAVELSTAKPSVRRKGRVLIPLTPQEETECPSASVEAFLNSTVTTHVLPALYSVVLLVGLPANALACWVLVTKFKRHSTTFFLLNLASADLLFALLLPFKISYHLLGNQWLFGDYLCRTMVALFYGNMYSSILFLTCIGLERCISVVHPFLWKGSRWMWGRVGICVGIWLAVGLGMSPLLFSPQTKHISRLNITTCHDVLEKPEQKIIFYYFLSLIGLGFGLPFVLITISYGCILVRLVAKGGHYGHVVRVLALVLLVFILCFTPSNVLLFNHYVLGATGCHNITYIWYALALALSAFNTCFDPFIYFYISRDFRARVWDGDTCCPRQLKTSTGKASEKAALPLRSSEQSQP; encoded by the coding sequence TGCGTCGCAAAGGGCGAGTCTTGATCCCTCTCACTCCCCAAGAAGAAACTGAGTGCCCGAGCGCCTCCGTGGAAGCTTTTCTCAACAGCACTGTGACCACCCATGTCCTCCCTGCTCTCTACTCGGTGGTGCTGCTTGTGGGGCTGCCAGCCAATGCTTTGGCCTGCTGGGTCCTGGTGACCAAGTTCAAGAGACATTCGACCACCTTCTTCCTGCTTAACCTAGCCAGCGCTGACCTGCTTTTCGCTCTCCTGCTGCCCTTCAAGATCTCCTACCACCTCTTGGGCAACCAGTGGCTCTTTGGGGACTACCTGTGCCGCACCATGGTAGCCCTCTTCTATGGGAACATGTACAGCTCCATCCTCTTCCTCACCTGCATTGGCCTGGAGCGCTGCATCTCTGTGGTGCACCCGTTCCTGTGGAAGGGGTCCAGGTGGATGTGGGGCAGGGTGGGTATCTGTGTGGGAATCTGGCTGGCAGTGGGGCTGGGCATGAGCCCTCTGCTCTTCAGTCCCCAGACAAAGCACATCTCAAGGCTGAACATCACTACGTGCCATGATGTCCTAGAAAAGCCTGAACAGAAGATCATCTTCTATTATTTCCTCTCCCTGATAGGGCTGGGCTTCGGCCTGCCCTTTGTGCTTATCACCATCTCCTATGGCTGCATCCTGGTGCGGCTGGTGGCCAAGGGGGGACACTATGGGCATGTGGTGCGTGTCCTGGCCCTGGTCCTCCTGGTCTTCATCCTCTGCTTCACCCCCAGCAATGTGCTGCTCTTCAACCACTATGTGCTGGGTGCCACGGGATGCCACAACATCACCTACATCTGGTATGCCCTGGCACTGGCACTCAGCGCCTTCAACACCTGCTTTGATCCCTTCATCTACTTCTATATCTCCAGGGATTTTCGGGCTCGCGTCTGGGACGGAGAcacctgctgccccaggcagctcaaGACCTCGACAGGGAAAGCCTCTGAGAAGGCGGCCTTGCCCCTGAGGTCCAGCGAGCAGAGCCAGCCATAA